A single window of Channa argus isolate prfri chromosome 12, Channa argus male v1.0, whole genome shotgun sequence DNA harbors:
- the LOC137137504 gene encoding up-regulator of cell proliferation-like: MDLRPDVQNSRQNSEETKSENMKTSANTKTRMQSFLEDLGLKQNYTEKLSLSSILQIDEKIITDEPARCNSDLPWYFLKKLMMVNVTARNVKWTSVCESNCDVTSEITELDFDDLFDSSNSGDINPLDLITALFLCSDGFVQQEMSLKMSMCQFSVPLLLPNCDTPQCTLMLWAMRDILKKYRPPSLSESKGFMEDRIVLSELPMISFVRLGECSLSKSEILNKLLSNSQQYHDTFVHRNMECGDSPRRISNGLTEITWYLPCGNKNMDVFSEPVAVANLRGDIASFETQYSFLCQTSAALFVFFDKLESEFKLLNNQHHKAQIFLVGNGESKQINLDALKKVATNLSLDKKNIIIKTKDKNNADFVKKLKETVSDVVENTGMKMQIEQMADIAHELGILVDEDSLECQTAKNNADNITVKIQDILKYKEAELPLQGQIWKELTNLEKEEFRLRKVGSQNIEKYKCDLKTQKEKLRDKQNSYDMSDAMMCFINAISSPGIERCYFLKWMRMNLDNLSREKLSGLREQYKKKCNNSENKEEIKDIDRQLSNSSLGTEHFFREMGQIYEASLSLPETNQSRQQLQHLPKLCAGLMLDGFPLELVDGDASNIPLTWVSDVLSQLNELVSPKNKILVVTVLGVQSTGKSTLLNTMFGVQFAVSSGRCTRGAFMLLLKINDDIKKVLNCDFVVIIDTEGLKSPELAQLDDSHEHDNELATLVVGLSDITIINIAMENSTEMKDILQIVVHAFLRMKEVGKKPKCQFVHQNVSDVSAHEKNLRDRKLLLQQLNEMTQAAAKMEKKEDYKSFTDVMEYNPDTGNWYIPGLWNGNPPMAPVNAGYSEAVYELKKNIIQLLGNCQSPANNVKDFTEWMKSLWNAVKHENFIFSFRNSLVADAYMRLCTEFNKWEWEFKKDMYTWVTRAETRISNFGTVAAKSAKSDIRELLTCLKTEASTLLAEWETKLLKNLTDYFKQTEGHVYLVEGYREEFSNSAKSIRREMENSVFNQLTAAAEIKQGMREVEQIKENHTKEMVKAVCALIDECRKKKVQMTEEELDKEFDKMWNETVRKLSVSKLKSTDVFTCVSHYLRQNLSHKGSHACELLSKKSLKACGLMPFKYTEERLMNKISFWFKRQDHPMMVQKLADSILDACEQFVTEKMERKTNYHDTYIQEIVLMIDERLENNQHLGTDIKFEVSLKLHICGFAAVNFQQMHEDFLQVNDPYTCLSQNKEKFRADFKDVFHERDQCQKKAEEFTKQCLKPAVEDFINRSLGLDIIGEMQTLQQFSTRIWFQYSLLQDLLAKNTFENYLSSISSYEDYVKKQILDQILSHFSDGSKMSEFEDQHLQSCINSITDAINEAKLISDNLKTFVEDICRKLDEKLVISQDALVAFMTLNKADQEQFAHWLTVSVKDMGQTLREEFKKSNIELKLKQLHIKPQNEIFTKLIGCGKQCPFCKSPCEAGGAAHTEHWASLHRPEGLGRHRWDESRKLITDICSSSVISDAGFCCDATKHEWHPYKKYKEIFPDWKIPPDVSLEASDYWKYVMAKFNKDFAKAYGAEPAEIPEVWDKITETQAAKSLSESFNIK; encoded by the exons ATGGACCTGAGGCCAGATGTTCAAAATTCTCGTCAGAATTCCGAAGAAACAAAGAGTGAAAATATGAAGACGTCTGCAAACACaa AGACACGCATGCAGAGTTTTTTGGAGGATCTGGGGCTGAAGCAGAACTACACAGAGAAGCTGTCACTGAGCTCAATACTTCAGATTGATGAGAAGATCATCACTGATGAACCTGCCAGGTGTAATTCAGATCTTCCATGGTATTTTCTAAAGAAATTGATGATGGTTAATGTGACAGCTAGAAATGTGAAATGGACATCAGTATGTGAATCAAACTGTGATGTTACATCAGAGATCACAGAGTTAGATTTTGATGATCTGTTTGACTCTTCAAACTCAGGTGACATAAACCCCCTTGACCTAATCACTGCTCTGTTCCTGTGTTCTGATGGGTTTGTACAACAGGAAATGTCACTCAAAATGTCCATGTGTCAGTTTTCTGTCCCTCTGCTGCTTCCTAATTGTGACACACCACAGTGCACACTCATGCTCTGGGCCATGAGAGACATTCTTAAAAAGTACAGACCTCCGTCCCTCTCAGAGTCCAAGGGCTTTATGGAAGACAGAATAGTTCTGTCTGAACTTCCAATGATATCTTTTGTGAGGCTGGGTGAGTGCTCTTTGTCCAAGTCAGAGATCCTCAACAAGCTACTGAGTAATTCTCAGCAGTACCATGACACATTTGTTCACCGTAACATGGAATGTGGAGACAGTCCAAGAAGAATATCCAATGGACTGACTGAAATTACTTGGTACCTTCCttgtggaaacaaaaacatggatgtTTTCAGTGAACCAGTAGCTGTAGCTAATCTTCGTGGAGACATTGCTTCATTTGAGACACAATACTCATTTTTGTGTCAGACATCTGCagcactttttgtgttttttgacaaGTTGGAATCTGAGTTCAAACTGCTTAACAACCAGCACCACAAGGCACAAATCTTCCTAGTAGGTAACGGTGAAAGCAAACAGATTAATTTAGATGCCCTTAAAAAGGTAGCAACTAACTTGAGCTTGGAtaagaaaaacatcattattaagacaaaggataaaaacaatgcagattTTGTCAAAAAATTGAAGGAAACAGTCAGTGATGTGGTTGAGAACACAGGGATGAAGATGCAAATAGAGCAGATGGCTGACATTGCTCATGAACTGGGAATCTTAGTTGATGAAGACTCTCTTGAGTGTCAGACAGCCAAGAATAATGCAGATAACATCACTGTAAAAATTCAAGACATCCTTAAATACAAAGAAGCTGAGCTTCCTCTGCAAGGTCAAATATGGAAGGAACTGACAAACctggaaaaagaagaatttcGGCTTCGGAAAGTTGGCTctcaaaatattgaaaaatacaAGTGTGAtcttaaaacacagaaagaaaaactccGGGACAAACAGAACTCTTACGACATGTCAGATGCAATGATGTGCTTCATAAATGCAATATCAAGTCCAGGAATAGAGAGGTGTTACTTCCTCAAATGGATGCGAATGAACCTCGATAACCTGTCTCGAGAAAAACTGTCTGGCCTCAGGGAGCAGTACAAGAAGAAGTGCAACAATTctgagaacaaagaggagattaaaGACATTGACAGACAACTCTCCAACAGCTCACTGGGGACTGAACACTTCTTCCGTGAAATGGGTCAAATCTACGAAGCTTCACTTTCCCTTCCAGAAACAAACCAATCACGTCAACAGCTGCAGCATCTGCCCAAACTCTGTGCAGGATTGATGCTTGATGGATTTCCCCTTGAGCTGGTAGACGGAGATGCCTCCAACATACCTCTCACATGGGTGAGTGACGTCCTCTCTCAGCTCAATGAGCTGGTGTCTCCTAAGAACAAGATACTGGTAGTCACAGTTCTTGGAGTTCAGAGCACAGGAAAGTCCACTCTCCTCAACACCATGTTTGGAGTGCAGTTTGCAGTCAGCAGTGGTCGATGCACTCGAGGTGCCTTCATGTTGCTCCTCAAAATCAATGATGACATTAAAAAAGTACTGAACTGTGACTTTGTGGTGATCATTGACACTGAGGGCTTAAAGTCACCAGAGCTTGCACAGCTGGATGATAGTCATGAGCACGACAATGAGCTTGCAACACTTGTAGTGGGTTTGAGTGATATCACCATTATCAACATTGCAATGGAGAATTCAACAGAAATGAAGGACATCCTGCAGATAGTTGTTCACGCTTTTCTCAGGATGAAAGAGGTCGGCAAAAAGCCTAAATGTCAGTTTGTTCACCAGAATGTGTCTGATGTTTCGGCCCATGAGAAGAACTTAAGAGACAGGAAACTGCTCCTGCAACAGCTAAATGAGATGACTCAGGCAGCAGCCAAGATGGAAAAGAAAGAggattacaagagcttcactgaTGTGATGGAGTACAACCCAGACACTGGGAACTGGTACATTCCTGGACTCTGGAATGGAAACCCACCAATGGCACCAGTCAATGCAGGCTACAGTGAAGCTGTATATGAGCTCAAGAAAAACATCATTCAACTACTGGGAAATTGTCAGTCACCTGCTAATAATGTCAAGGACTTTACAGAGTGGATGAAAAGTCTGTGGAATGCAGTGAAGCATGAAAACTTCATCTTCAGCTTCAGAAACAGTCTAGTGGCTGATGCATACATGAGACTCTGCACAGAATTCAACAAATGGGAATGGGAATTCAAAAAAGACATGTACACCTGGGTTACACGTGCTGAAacaagaatttcaaattttggtACAGTTGCTGCAAAATCTGCCAAATCTGACATTAGAGAACTTCTGACATGTTTGAAAACTGAAGCCTCCACATTGCTGGCTGAATGGGAGACAAAGCTTCTCAAAAATCTGACAGATTATTTCAAGCAAACAGAAGGTCATGTGTATCTGGTTGAAGGATACAGAGAGGAATTCTCAAACAGTGCAAAGAGCATTCGACGAGAAATGGAGAACTCTGTGTTTAATCagctcacagcagcagcagagatcaAACAGGGAATGAGAGAAGTTGAACAAATCAAGGAGAATCACACAAAAGAAATGGTAAAAGCAGTGTGTGCACTGATTGATGAATGTcgaaagaaaaaagtccagatGACAGAGGAAGAGCTGGACAAAGAATTTGATAAGATGTGGAATGAAACAGTGAGGAAACTGTCTGTTTCTAAACTGAAGTCCACAGATGTCTTCACCTGTGTGTCCCACTACCTGAGACAGAACCTTTCACATAAGGGGAGTCATGCATGTGAATTGCTGAGTAAAAAGAGTCTGAAAGCTTGTGGACTAATGCCTTTCAAATATACAGAGGAAAGATTAATGAACAAAATCAGTTTTTGGTTTAAACGTCAAGATCACCCAATGATGGTACAAAAATTGGCTGACAGCATCTTAGATGCTTGTGAACAGTTTGTAActgaaaaaatggaaagaaaaaccaaCTACCATGACACCTACATCCAGGAGATCGTGCTTATGATTGATGAGAGGCTAGAAAACAATCAGCATCTTGGTACAGACATTAAGTTTGAAGTTTCTCTAAAACTGCACATCTGTGGATTTGCAGCAGTAAACTTTCAGCAAATGCATGAAGATTTCCTACAAGTGAATGATCCTTACACATGTTTGAGTCAGAACAAGGAGAAGTTTCGTGCTgattttaaagatgtgtttcATGAACGAGACCAGTGCcagaaaaaggcagaagaatTCACCAAACAATGCTTGAAGCCTGCAGTTGAAGACTTTATCAACCGTTCACTGGGTCTTGACATCATTGGAGAAatgcagacactgcagcagttcAGCACAAGAATATGGTTCCAGTATTCACTTCTACAGGATCTGCTTGCAAAGAATACATTTGAAAACTATTTGAGTTCCATTTCTTCATATGAGGATtatgtaaagaaacaaatactTGACCAAATATTGAGTCACTTCTCAGATGGTTCTAAGATGTCAGAGTTTGAGGATCAGCATCTTCAGTCATGTATCAACAGCATAACTGATGCTATCAATGAGGCCAAATTAATCAGTGATAATCTGAAGACATTTGTTGAAGATATCTGCAGAAAACTTGATGAGAAACTGGTTATTTCCCAGGATGCTCTTGTTGCTTTCATGACCCTGAACAAGGCTGATCAGGAACAGTTTGCTCACTGGCTCACAGTGTCTGTGAAGGACATGGGACAAACTCTTAGAGAGGAgtttaaaaaatcaaacattgaaTTGAAACTAAAACAACTTCATATAAAGCCCCAAAATGAGATTTTCACCAAACTGATTGGATGTGGTAAACAGTGTCCATTCTGTAAATCACCCTgtgaagcaggaggagcagctCACACTGAGCACTGGGCTTCACTACATCGACCAGAGGGTCTGGGTAGACACAGGTGGGATGAGTCAAGAAAACTTATTACTGACATATgttcttcctctgtgatcagtGACGCAGGTTTCTGTTGTGATGCTACAAAACATGAATGGCACCCATACAAGAAGTACAAAGAAATTTTCCCAGACTggaaaattcctccagatgtgAGTCTTGAGGCATCAGACTACTGGAAATATGTGATGGCAAAGTTCAACAAGGACTTTGCAAAAGCATATGGAGCAGAACCTGCTGAGATCCCTGAAGTTTGGGACAAGATCACAGAGacacaggcagcaaagagtCTCAGTGAGTCATTTAACATCAAGTGA